Proteins encoded by one window of Rouxiella chamberiensis:
- a CDS encoding cupin domain-containing protein has translation MDYQLDLDWDDFLARYWQKRPVLLKRGFKNFIDPISPDELAGLAMENEVDSRLVSHDKGRWQVSHGPFESYDHLGENNWSILVQAVDHWHEPSSHLMRPFRQIPDWRMDDLMISFSVPGGGVGPHLDQYDVFIIQGTGRRRWRVGEKIPMKQHTPHPDLLQVEPFDAIIDEEMEPGDIIYIPPGFPHEGYSLENALNYSVGFRAPSSREMVSGFADYVLSRELGGKRYTDPELVTRENPAEIQPQELDGLRNMMLDLVGNPEHFNSWFGEFITQSRHELDVAPPEPPYQPGEIYELLESGETLQRLGGLRVLHVGNRCYVNGEPMVTEHIKAADALSRSLIVTHDMLGDALEDPSFLAMLCAFINNGYWYFND, from the coding sequence ATGGATTATCAACTTGATTTAGACTGGGACGATTTCCTTGCGCGTTACTGGCAGAAGCGTCCTGTCCTGCTTAAACGCGGCTTTAAAAACTTCATCGATCCCATCTCCCCTGATGAACTCGCGGGCCTCGCAATGGAAAACGAGGTAGACAGCCGCCTTGTAAGTCATGACAAGGGTCGCTGGCAGGTCAGCCACGGGCCTTTCGAAAGCTATGACCATCTCGGCGAGAACAACTGGTCGATTCTGGTTCAGGCCGTGGATCACTGGCATGAGCCGTCTTCACATCTGATGCGCCCTTTCCGCCAGATCCCCGACTGGCGTATGGATGATCTCATGATCTCCTTCTCGGTACCGGGCGGCGGCGTGGGTCCGCATCTCGACCAGTATGATGTGTTTATCATTCAGGGTACCGGTCGTCGCCGCTGGCGCGTTGGCGAGAAAATCCCGATGAAACAGCACACGCCGCACCCTGATTTGCTTCAGGTCGAGCCGTTTGACGCTATCATCGACGAAGAGATGGAACCCGGCGACATTATCTATATTCCGCCCGGCTTCCCGCATGAAGGCTATTCGCTTGAAAATGCGCTGAATTATTCTGTCGGCTTCCGCGCGCCCAGCTCTCGTGAAATGGTCAGCGGCTTTGCCGACTATGTGCTTTCGCGTGAACTTGGTGGCAAGCGCTACACCGACCCCGAGTTGGTAACCCGTGAAAACCCTGCCGAAATACAGCCGCAGGAGCTGGACGGCCTGCGCAACATGATGCTGGATCTGGTCGGCAATCCGGAACACTTCAACAGCTGGTTCGGCGAATTCATCACTCAGTCGCGCCACGAGCTTGATGTCGCGCCACCAGAGCCGCCTTATCAGCCGGGCGAAATCTATGAACTGCTGGAGTCGGGTGAAACGCTGCAACGTCTTGGCGGGCTGCGCGTGCTCCACGTTGGCAACCGCTGCTATGTCAACGGTGAACCTATGGTAACCGAGCATATCAAGGCCGCCGATGCGCTGAGCCGCAGTCTGATTGTCACCCACGACATGCTCGGCGACGCGCTGGAAGATCCCTCTTTCCTTGCCATGCTGTGTGCGTTTATCAACAACGGTTACTGGTACTTTAACGATTAA
- a CDS encoding glycine zipper 2TM domain-containing protein, which produces MNKSMLAGVGIGVAAALGVAAVAGMNVFTSGPQYAQVVSASPIKETIKTPRKECRNITVTHRRPVQDENQVVGSVLGAVAGGVIGHQFGGGRGRDVATVAGALGGGYAGNRVQSNLQDNDTYTTQKQRCTTVYDKSEKMLGYDVTYKIGDQQGKVRMDHDPGTQIPVDKSGQLQLNPTRS; this is translated from the coding sequence GTGAACAAGTCAATGTTAGCTGGCGTCGGTATCGGCGTCGCTGCGGCTTTAGGTGTCGCAGCCGTAGCGGGTATGAACGTTTTCACTTCAGGTCCGCAATATGCGCAGGTTGTCAGCGCGTCTCCTATCAAGGAAACCATCAAAACGCCGCGAAAAGAGTGCCGTAACATTACGGTCACCCATCGCCGTCCGGTTCAGGACGAGAATCAGGTGGTGGGTTCTGTCCTCGGCGCGGTTGCGGGCGGGGTGATTGGTCATCAGTTCGGCGGCGGGCGAGGTCGCGATGTCGCTACCGTTGCAGGCGCTTTGGGCGGCGGTTATGCAGGTAATCGCGTGCAGAGTAATCTGCAGGACAACGATACCTACACCACACAGAAGCAGCGTTGCACCACGGTCTATGACAAGTCAGAGAAGATGCTGGGCTATGACGTGACCTACAAAATCGGCGACCAGCAGGGCAAGGTCAGAATGGACCACGATCCGGGCACGCAAATTCCCGTCGATAAAAGCGGCCAGCTGCAGCTCAACCCGACACGTTCCTGA
- the lolC gene encoding lipoprotein-releasing ABC transporter permease subunit LolC, translated as MYQPVALFIGLRYMRGRASDRFGRFVSWLSTIGITLGVMALVTVLSVMNGFEKDLEGNILGLMPQAYLTTAQGSLNPQQVTHDDAMKLQGVRRAVPFTTGDVVLQSPASVAVGVMLGVDPGQLDQLSSTLVGVSQQVLQPNKYQVILGDQLAQQLKVKRGDTLRLMVTSVSQFTPMGRIPSQRLFTVAGTFAANSEVDGYEMLVNVQDASRMMLYPQGNVTGWRLYLNNPLDVDTLATQALPKGTQWKDWRERRGELFQAVRMEKNMMGLLLSLIVAVAAFNIITSLGLLVMEKQGEVAILKTQGLTRRQIMAIFMVQGASAGVIGALLGALLGVLLATQLNTIMPAIGVMLDGASLPVDIEPLQVVVIALVAMAIALLSTFYPSWRAAAAQPAEALRYE; from the coding sequence ATGTATCAACCTGTCGCGCTATTTATCGGCCTGCGTTATATGCGCGGGCGAGCTTCGGACCGCTTTGGGCGGTTTGTTTCCTGGCTATCCACCATTGGCATTACCCTTGGGGTAATGGCGCTGGTCACCGTGCTGTCGGTGATGAACGGTTTTGAGAAAGATCTCGAAGGCAATATTTTGGGATTGATGCCTCAAGCTTACCTCACCACAGCGCAGGGATCGCTTAATCCTCAACAAGTTACCCATGACGACGCCATGAAGTTGCAGGGCGTACGCCGTGCCGTGCCGTTCACCACCGGTGACGTGGTACTGCAAAGCCCGGCGAGCGTGGCGGTGGGCGTGATGCTCGGGGTTGATCCCGGGCAGCTCGATCAACTCTCCAGCACGCTGGTGGGCGTCAGTCAGCAGGTGCTGCAACCGAATAAATATCAGGTGATTCTGGGCGACCAGCTCGCCCAGCAGCTGAAGGTCAAGCGTGGCGACACCCTGCGTCTGATGGTGACAAGCGTCAGTCAGTTTACGCCGATGGGCCGCATTCCGAGCCAGCGCCTCTTCACCGTGGCGGGCACCTTTGCGGCCAACAGTGAAGTCGACGGCTACGAAATGCTGGTCAATGTGCAGGACGCCTCGCGCATGATGCTCTATCCACAGGGCAACGTCACCGGCTGGCGGCTGTATCTGAACAATCCGCTGGACGTCGATACCCTCGCGACGCAGGCGCTGCCGAAAGGCACGCAGTGGAAAGACTGGCGCGAGCGTCGCGGCGAACTGTTCCAGGCCGTGCGCATGGAGAAAAACATGATGGGGCTGCTGCTGAGCCTGATCGTTGCCGTCGCTGCGTTCAACATCATCACCTCGCTGGGTCTGCTGGTCATGGAGAAACAGGGCGAGGTCGCGATTCTCAAAACCCAGGGCCTGACGCGCCGCCAGATCATGGCTATTTTCATGGTGCAGGGCGCGAGTGCGGGCGTGATTGGCGCACTGCTGGGCGCGCTGCTGGGCGTGTTGCTTGCCACCCAGTTGAATACCATTATGCCGGCGATTGGCGTGATGCTCGACGGCGCGTCGCTGCCTGTCGACATCGAGCCGCTGCAAGTCGTGGTTATCGCGCTGGTCGCGATGGCCATCGCGTTACTGTCTACGTTCTACCCTTCATGGCGCGCCGCCGCCGCCCAACCCGCAGAGGCTTTACGTTATGAATGA
- the lolD gene encoding lipoprotein-releasing ABC transporter ATP-binding protein LolD produces MNDSLLLQCENLCKTYQEGKLNTDVLRDVSFAIQPGEMMAIVGSSGSGKSTLLHLLGGLDSPTSGEVIFKGQSLNAMSSSAKAELRNRQLGFIYQFHHLLPDFTALENVAMPLLIGRNKASEVQDRAREMLAAVGLEHRSKHRPSELSGGERQRVAIARALVNNPALVLADEPTGNLDQKNADSIFELLGELNVRQGTAFLVVTHDLHLANRLSRQLEMRDGKLQTDSTLLGAR; encoded by the coding sequence ATGAATGATTCCTTGTTGTTGCAGTGCGAAAACCTCTGCAAGACCTATCAGGAAGGCAAACTGAATACCGACGTGCTGCGTGACGTCTCCTTTGCCATCCAGCCGGGCGAGATGATGGCCATCGTCGGCAGTTCCGGCTCCGGTAAAAGTACCTTGCTGCACCTGTTGGGCGGGCTGGATTCCCCGACGTCGGGCGAAGTGATTTTCAAAGGCCAATCGCTGAATGCCATGTCATCGTCGGCCAAGGCCGAGTTGCGTAATCGTCAGTTGGGCTTTATCTATCAGTTTCACCACCTGCTGCCGGACTTCACCGCGCTTGAAAACGTGGCAATGCCGCTATTGATAGGCAGAAACAAGGCATCCGAAGTGCAGGACCGCGCGCGCGAAATGCTGGCTGCCGTAGGGCTTGAGCATCGCAGCAAACATCGACCTTCCGAGCTGTCGGGCGGCGAACGTCAGCGTGTGGCGATTGCCCGCGCGCTGGTAAACAACCCGGCGCTGGTGCTGGCCGATGAACCGACCGGCAACCTCGACCAGAAAAACGCCGACAGCATTTTCGAGCTGCTCGGCGAGTTGAACGTGCGTCAGGGCACGGCGTTTCTGGTGGTGACTCACGATTTGCATCTGGCCAATCGCCTGAGCCGCCAGCTTGAAATGCGCGACGGCAAGTTGCAGACCGACTCTACCCTGCTGGGGGCGCGTTGA
- the mfd gene encoding transcription-repair coupling factor, with amino-acid sequence MLQKIPKDLRYSLPERAGDTRQLGQLTGSACALECAQISERHAGPVMLVAPDMQNALRLRDEIQQFTEHKVISLSDWETLPYDSFSPHQEIISTRLSSLYQLPTMERGIIILPVNTLMQRVCPHEFLHGHALVMKKGQRLSRDKLRSQLEQAGYRSVDQVMEHGEFATRGALLDLYPMGSDEPFRIDFFDDEIDSLRLFDVDTQRTLSEVESINLLPAHEFPTDKNAIELFRSQFREKFEVRRDAEHLYQQVSKGTFPAGIEYWQPLFFSQPLSSLFSYLPKNTLVLNTGSLEQSAERFWQDVVQRYENRRVDPMRPLVEPDLLWLKVDSLFAELKQWPRIQLKTDVLPDKSANTNLDYQPLPDLSVVPQNKTPMDNVRRFNESFTGSIVFSVESEGRRETLQDLLGRIKLNPTLITRIEDAEAPGRYIMIGACEKGFLDNQRQLALICESDMLGERVARRRQDTRRAINTDTLIRNLAELRPGQPVVHLEHGVGRYLGLTTLEAGGIKAEYLILTYAGEDKLYVPVSSLHLISRYAGGADETAPLHKLGGEAWSRARQKAAEKVRDVAAELLDIYAQREAKAGYAFKHDKEQYQLFCQTFPFETTPDQSQAINAVLTDMTQPLAMDRLVCGDVGFGKTEVAMRAAFLAVSNNKQVAVLVPTTLLAQQHFDNFRDRFANWPIRIEMMSRFRSAKEQQGVLEEAIEGKVDIIIGTHKLLQSDLRWKDLGLLIVDEEHRFGVRHKERIKAMRADVDILTLTATPIPRTLNMAMSGMRDLSIIATPPARRLAVKTFVREYDSLVVREAILREVLRGGQVYYLYNDVANIDKAAQRLAELVPEARIAIGHGQMRERDLERVMNDFHHQRFNVLVCTTIIETGIDIPSANTIIIERADHFGLAQLHQLRGRVGRSHHQAYAYLLTPNPKAMSADAHKRLEAIASLEDLGAGFALATHDLEIRGAGELLGEGQSGQMTTVGFSLYMELLENAVEALKEGREPSLEDLTTSQTEVEMRMPALLPEEFIPDVNTRLSLYKRIASARTTQEVDELRVELIDRFGTLPDGARNLLSIAVLRLKAKGLGIKRIEGNDRGGFIEFGEKNRVNPSYLIGLLQKQPQVYRLDGPSKLKFMLELTDRPERLKYIDGLLEDFAENQLPA; translated from the coding sequence ATGCTTCAAAAAATACCTAAAGACCTGCGTTACTCACTGCCAGAACGTGCGGGCGACACACGTCAGCTCGGACAACTCACCGGATCGGCCTGCGCACTGGAATGCGCACAAATCAGTGAACGTCACGCGGGTCCGGTGATGCTTGTCGCGCCGGATATGCAAAACGCCCTGCGGCTGCGCGATGAAATCCAGCAGTTTACCGAACACAAAGTCATCAGCCTCTCGGATTGGGAAACGCTGCCCTACGACAGTTTTTCTCCGCATCAGGAAATAATTTCAACCCGTCTGTCGAGCCTTTATCAACTGCCAACGATGGAACGCGGCATTATTATTTTGCCGGTGAATACATTGATGCAGCGCGTCTGCCCGCACGAGTTTCTGCACGGCCATGCGCTGGTGATGAAAAAAGGCCAGCGCCTGTCTCGCGACAAACTGCGATCGCAGCTGGAGCAGGCGGGGTATCGCAGTGTCGATCAAGTGATGGAACACGGCGAATTTGCTACCCGTGGCGCCCTGCTCGACCTGTATCCGATGGGCAGCGACGAGCCGTTCCGCATCGACTTCTTTGATGACGAGATAGACAGCCTGCGCCTGTTTGATGTCGATACCCAGCGCACGCTGAGCGAAGTCGAGTCCATCAACCTGCTGCCCGCGCACGAATTCCCGACCGATAAAAACGCCATCGAGCTGTTTCGCAGCCAGTTCCGCGAGAAGTTCGAGGTGCGCCGCGATGCCGAACATCTCTATCAGCAGGTAAGCAAAGGCACCTTTCCTGCCGGTATTGAATACTGGCAGCCGCTGTTTTTCAGCCAGCCGCTGAGCAGCCTGTTTAGCTATCTGCCAAAAAATACGCTGGTGCTGAATACCGGATCTCTCGAGCAGTCTGCCGAGCGTTTCTGGCAGGATGTGGTGCAGCGTTACGAAAACCGCCGCGTCGACCCGATGCGCCCGCTGGTGGAGCCGGACCTGCTGTGGCTGAAAGTCGACAGCCTTTTCGCCGAACTCAAGCAATGGCCGCGCATTCAGCTGAAAACCGACGTGCTGCCCGATAAAAGCGCCAACACCAATCTCGATTATCAGCCGCTGCCCGACCTCTCCGTCGTGCCGCAAAACAAGACGCCGATGGACAACGTGCGCCGTTTCAACGAATCCTTCACAGGCAGTATCGTATTCTCGGTCGAAAGCGAAGGTCGCCGCGAAACGCTACAGGATTTGCTGGGTCGCATTAAGCTCAACCCTACCCTCATCACCCGTATCGAAGACGCCGAGGCGCCGGGCCGCTACATCATGATTGGGGCCTGCGAGAAAGGCTTTCTCGACAACCAGAGACAGCTGGCGCTGATTTGTGAAAGCGACATGCTGGGCGAGCGCGTGGCGCGCCGTCGGCAGGATACGCGGCGGGCCATCAACACCGATACGCTTATCCGCAATCTGGCAGAGCTTCGCCCCGGTCAACCGGTGGTGCACCTCGAGCACGGCGTGGGGCGCTATCTGGGCCTCACCACGCTCGAGGCGGGCGGCATCAAGGCCGAATACCTGATTCTGACCTATGCGGGCGAAGACAAACTGTATGTGCCGGTGTCGTCGCTGCATCTGATAAGCCGCTATGCCGGGGGTGCCGATGAAACCGCGCCGCTGCATAAACTGGGCGGCGAAGCCTGGTCCAGAGCCCGGCAGAAAGCAGCCGAAAAAGTCCGCGATGTCGCCGCCGAACTGCTGGATATCTACGCCCAGCGCGAAGCCAAGGCCGGTTACGCCTTCAAGCACGACAAAGAGCAGTATCAGCTGTTCTGCCAGACCTTCCCGTTTGAAACTACGCCGGACCAGTCGCAGGCTATCAATGCGGTGCTGACCGACATGACGCAGCCGCTGGCGATGGACCGCCTGGTGTGCGGCGACGTGGGCTTTGGCAAAACCGAAGTCGCCATGCGCGCCGCATTCCTTGCCGTCTCCAACAACAAGCAGGTGGCGGTGCTGGTGCCGACGACCCTCCTCGCGCAGCAGCACTTCGACAACTTCCGCGATCGCTTCGCCAACTGGCCGATTCGTATCGAGATGATGTCGCGCTTTCGCAGCGCCAAAGAGCAGCAGGGTGTGCTGGAAGAAGCCATCGAAGGCAAGGTCGATATTATTATCGGCACGCACAAACTGCTGCAAAGCGACCTGCGCTGGAAGGATCTCGGCCTGTTGATCGTCGACGAAGAGCACCGGTTTGGCGTGCGTCACAAGGAGCGGATCAAGGCGATGCGCGCCGACGTCGACATCCTGACCCTGACCGCGACGCCTATCCCGCGTACTCTGAATATGGCGATGAGCGGCATGCGCGACCTGTCGATTATCGCCACGCCACCGGCGCGCCGTCTGGCTGTTAAAACCTTTGTGCGCGAGTACGACAGTCTGGTGGTACGCGAAGCCATTCTGCGTGAAGTGCTGCGCGGCGGACAGGTTTACTACCTGTACAATGACGTCGCCAATATCGACAAGGCCGCCCAGCGCCTCGCCGAACTGGTGCCCGAGGCGCGCATTGCCATCGGCCACGGCCAGATGCGCGAACGTGACCTCGAGCGGGTAATGAACGATTTCCACCATCAGCGTTTCAACGTGCTGGTCTGTACCACCATTATCGAAACCGGTATCGATATTCCGAGCGCCAATACCATTATCATCGAGCGGGCGGATCACTTCGGGCTGGCGCAATTGCATCAGTTGCGTGGACGTGTGGGTCGTTCGCACCATCAGGCCTATGCCTATCTGCTGACCCCGAATCCGAAGGCAATGTCTGCCGATGCGCACAAGCGACTGGAAGCCATCGCCTCGCTCGAAGACCTCGGCGCAGGTTTTGCGCTCGCGACCCATGACCTTGAAATTCGCGGCGCGGGCGAGTTGCTGGGCGAAGGCCAGAGCGGCCAGATGACCACCGTTGGCTTCTCGCTGTATATGGAACTGCTTGAAAATGCGGTGGAAGCGCTGAAAGAAGGCCGCGAGCCGTCACTTGAAGACCTCACCACCAGTCAGACCGAAGTCGAAATGCGCATGCCTGCGCTGTTGCCGGAGGAGTTTATTCCCGACGTCAACACCCGTCTGTCGCTGTACAAGCGTATCGCCAGCGCCCGCACCACGCAGGAAGTCGATGAACTGCGCGTCGAGCTGATTGACCGTTTCGGAACGCTGCCCGACGGCGCGCGCAATCTGCTGAGCATCGCCGTGCTGCGCCTGAAAGCCAAGGGACTCGGTATCAAGCGCATTGAAGGCAACGATCGCGGCGGCTTTATCGAGTTCGGCGAGAAGAATCGCGTCAACCCAAGCTATCTGATTGGTCTGCTGCAAAAGCAGCCGCAGGTGTATCGCCTGGATGGCCCGAGCAAGCTGAAGTTTATGCTTGAACTCACCGATAGGCCCGAGCGTCTGAAATATATCGACGGCCTGCTGGAAGACTTTGCGGAGAATCAGCTACCGGCTTGA
- the cobB gene encoding Sir2 family NAD+-dependent deacetylase has protein sequence MRTHHRLRRFRKNKRIRHQRFRSNIFHRDSMAAAELKRPYVVVLTGAGISAESGIRTFRAADGLWEEHKVEDVATPEGYRRDPELVQAFYNARRQQLQEDSIKPNAAHHALAVLEDALGDNFLLVTQNIDNLHERAGSSRVLHMHGELMKVRCTVSGQVFDWTTDLTVNDRCHCCQFPAPLRPHVVWFGEMPVRMDEIYSALAKADFFIAIGTSGHVYPAAGFVHEAHIQGAHTFELNLEPSQVESQFDERIYGLASTVVPEFVHAFLSRKSDDWR, from the coding sequence ATGCGCACACACCATCGTCTGCGACGATTTCGCAAAAACAAGCGCATACGCCATCAGCGTTTTCGGTCGAATATCTTTCATCGCGACAGCATGGCGGCGGCTGAATTGAAACGACCTTACGTGGTGGTGCTCACCGGTGCCGGTATTTCGGCCGAGTCCGGGATCCGCACTTTCCGTGCGGCGGATGGACTCTGGGAGGAACATAAGGTCGAAGATGTCGCTACACCCGAAGGTTATCGCCGCGATCCCGAGCTGGTTCAGGCGTTTTACAATGCGCGTCGCCAGCAGTTGCAGGAAGACTCCATCAAGCCCAATGCCGCGCACCATGCGCTCGCCGTGCTTGAAGATGCCCTGGGCGACAATTTCCTGCTGGTGACGCAAAATATCGACAACCTTCACGAGCGTGCCGGCAGCTCTCGCGTGCTGCACATGCACGGCGAGCTGATGAAAGTGCGCTGTACCGTGTCGGGGCAGGTGTTTGACTGGACCACGGATCTGACGGTAAACGATCGTTGCCACTGCTGCCAGTTTCCGGCGCCACTGCGCCCGCACGTCGTGTGGTTCGGCGAAATGCCGGTTCGCATGGACGAAATCTACAGCGCCCTGGCCAAGGCGGATTTCTTTATCGCCATCGGCACGTCGGGACATGTCTATCCGGCCGCAGGATTTGTGCATGAAGCCCATATTCAGGGCGCGCATACCTTCGAGCTTAACCTGGAGCCGAGCCAGGTTGAAAGCCAGTTCGACGAGCGCATCTACGGCCTTGCCAGTACCGTGGTTCCCGAATTCGTTCACGCCTTTTTAAGTCGAAAGAGCGACGACTGGCGATAA